The DNA segment GAGTTCATCGAAATCAATAACAGCTTCACCCAGACCTTCGGCTGGAGCGCCGCCGACGTGATCGGGCGCACCGCCGAAGACATCGGCCTGTGGGACGCCTCGGCGAAAAGCCTGCAACGCATCGAGCGGGTGATCCGCGAACAGGGCCTGAGCAATGTCGCGATCATCGTCCAGCACAAGGACGGCCAGTCACTGACCTGCGTGATTTCCAGCCGACAGATCAGCGTTGGCAATCAGCCGTGCATCGTCACCACTTTGCGCGACATCACCCAGCAGCAGCGCTCCGAAGCCGCACTCAAGGCCAGCGAAGAGAAATTCGCCAAAGCGTTTCACTCCAGCCCCGATGCGATCACCATCACCGAGCGCGACACCGGGCGTTATCTTGAGGTCAACGACGGTTTCTGCCGCCTCACCGGCTATCGCGCGGAAGAAGTGGTGGGCAAAACCGTGTACCAGATCGGCATCTGGGCCGAAGAGAAGCAACGCTCGGCGCTGTTTGCCGAATTGCAGATCAAGGGCCGCGTGCATCATCAGGAAATGCTCGGGCGCAACAAGCGCGGTGAACTGCTGACCGTGGAAGTGTCGATCGAACCGATCACCCTCAACGAAACCGCATGCCTGCTGCTGACCGCCCGGGACGTCAGCCTGCTGAAAAACGCCGAAGCGCAGATCCGTCACCTGGCCTATCACGACCCGCTGACCAACCTGCCCAACCGCGCCCTGCTGATGGATCGCCTGAGCCAGCAGATCGCCCTGCTCAAGCGCCACAATCTGCGCGGCGCGCTGCTGTTCCTCGATCTTGACCACTTCAAGCACATCAACGACTCGCTCGGCCACCCGGTCGGCGACACGGTGCTGAAAATCGTCACTGCGCGGCTTGAAGCCAGCGTGCGCATGGAAGACACGGTTGCACGTCTCGGCGGCGATGAATTCGTGGTGCTGCTCAGCGGTCTGGAAGGCACGCGCAACGAGGTCAGTGCACAAGTGCGGGAACTGGCCGACACCATTCGCGAACTGCTGTCGGAGCCGATGTTCCTCGACGGCCAGCGCCTGCAAGTGACGCCGAGTATCGGCGTGGCACTGATTCCCGATCACGGCTCGACCCCGACCGATCTGCTCAAGCGCGCAGACATCGCCCTGTACCGGGCCAAGGACTCCGGGCGCAACACCACGCAGATGTACCACAACACCATGCAGAAGGCGGCCAGCGAACGGCTGCGCATGGAGACCGATCTGCGTCTGGCGTTGTCCCGTGGCGAATTCAACGTGCACTACCAGCCGCAGGTCGATGCGCGGGACAACCGCATCATCGGCGCCGAAGCCCTGGTGCGCTGGAATCACCCGGAACTCGGCGCGCAATCGCCCACCGAGTTCATCAAGGTGCTGGAAGACAGCGGTCTGATTCTTGAAGTCGGCACCTGGATCCTCGACGAGGCCTGCGAAGCGTTCAAACAGCTGATTGCCTTGAAACTGGTTGACCCGTTCAACTTCAGCCTGTGCGTGAACATCAGCCCACGACAATTCCGCCAGAACGACTTCGTCGAACGCATCGAACACAGCATGAGCAGCCACGGCCTGCCCTGCTCGCTGCTGAAACTGGAGATCACCGAAGGCATCGTCATCCAGAACCTGGAAGACACCATCAGCAAAATGCGCCGCCTGAAAAAACTCGGCGTGAGCTTCGCCATGGACGATTTCGGCACCGGCTATTCATCGCTGACCTACCTCAAACGCTTGCCGGTGGACACCCTGAAAATCGACCAGTCATTCATCCGCGACGCGACCACCGACCCCAACGACGCCGAGATCATCCGCGCCATCGTCGCCATGGCCCGCAGCCTGGAACTGGAGGTGATTGCCGAAGGTGTCGAGACGCCGGAGCAACTGGCGTTCCTGCAGGGGCTGGGTTGCCATTTGTATCAAGGCTATCTGCACAGTCGGCCGGTGGCGTTGGAGGCGTTGAAAAAGATGCTCGAATGACGAGCACAAAAAAAGGGCGCCGGTGGCGCCCTTCTTTTTTGCTCGGCCTTATTGCAGAGCCGGCTTCTGCGCTCCGCTGATCGGGATGCGCTTGGCTTTCGCTTCTTCCGGGATCACCCGCAACAGGTCGATGCTCAGCAGACCGTTGCTCAGATCGGCGGCCTTGATCTCGATGTGATCGGCCAGGCGGAAGGACAGTTTGAAAGCACGCTGGGCAATGCCTTGATGCAGGAAGGTCACGCCTTCGTTGGCATCACGCTTGCCGCCACTGATGGTCAGCACACCCTTCTCGACTTGCAGCTCCAGGTCTTCTTCCTGGAAACCGGCTGCCGCTACGACGATGCGGTATTGATCATCACCGTGTTTTTCCACGTTGTAGGGTGGGTAGGTGCTGCCTGGCTCGTTGCGCAGCGCGGTTTCGAACAGATCGTTGAAACGGTCGAAACCAACCGAGGAACGGAACAGTGGTGCCAGGGAAAATGCAGTACTCATGGTTCAAATCTCCTGAAAACAATCAGCAAGGTTTTTTGACTCCGCGACCCGAATTCGGCATCGCGTAACCCTTAGATAGGGACCGCCAAAATGATTTCAAGAGATTATTTGAAGATTTTTTTCAGGCCGCTTCGGCGACGGACAAACCGAGCAAACGCGAGACTTGATCCGGCTCTGTCTCACGACGCAGCACAGTAAACAGTTCGGTCGCTTCGGGATAATTGCGCGTCAGCATCGCCAGCCATTGCTTCAAGCGACCCGGCGATTGGCGTGCAGTCATCTGCGCCTTGGCTTGCAGCCAGAAGTCCTGAATCAGCGGCAGTAGCTCGGCCCAGCTCATCTCGACCACTTCTTCACCGGCGCGCGCGGCAGCGATCTGCCGGGCCAGATCCGGGCGCGACACCAGACCGCGACCGAGCATGATGTCTTCGACACCACTGATCTCGCGGCAGCGGCGCCAGTCCTCGACGCTCCAGA comes from the Pseudomonas sp. RSB 5.4 genome and includes:
- a CDS encoding PAS domain S-box protein; this encodes MPKSVDRIPPMPRIQAIDPRRSEQSWESAPQLLAALNGARLGAWYWDIERGQISWSRGTQALFGFDPRQPLPQDLEYLDLLPPEDRAKTVRAFHAVIAGAPLEQAMHHRIRWPDGSLHWLEISGSLLPDKQGRPRMIGVIREITHQRQREQALSSSEKRFATLFHLCPNMVLLTRQEDGLITEANQYFESLFGWPVQSAIGRTTLELGLWVHPEQRAELVKRTKAKGELISMEVQFRASNGQIHDGILSAQKVELEGQPYLLSTFLDTTERKAAEHALKDSQERLDLALDSAQLGTWDWHIPSGMLYGSARAAQLHGLEPIPFHESFEEFFEGVPGEERDSMRDAYRSLREGPAGNYQLTYRVQLPDGSSRYLESRARLYRDENGAPLRMAGTLLDITDQVEREQRLVASEEKFATLFQVSPDPICVTRQDSGEFIEINNSFTQTFGWSAADVIGRTAEDIGLWDASAKSLQRIERVIREQGLSNVAIIVQHKDGQSLTCVISSRQISVGNQPCIVTTLRDITQQQRSEAALKASEEKFAKAFHSSPDAITITERDTGRYLEVNDGFCRLTGYRAEEVVGKTVYQIGIWAEEKQRSALFAELQIKGRVHHQEMLGRNKRGELLTVEVSIEPITLNETACLLLTARDVSLLKNAEAQIRHLAYHDPLTNLPNRALLMDRLSQQIALLKRHNLRGALLFLDLDHFKHINDSLGHPVGDTVLKIVTARLEASVRMEDTVARLGGDEFVVLLSGLEGTRNEVSAQVRELADTIRELLSEPMFLDGQRLQVTPSIGVALIPDHGSTPTDLLKRADIALYRAKDSGRNTTQMYHNTMQKAASERLRMETDLRLALSRGEFNVHYQPQVDARDNRIIGAEALVRWNHPELGAQSPTEFIKVLEDSGLILEVGTWILDEACEAFKQLIALKLVDPFNFSLCVNISPRQFRQNDFVERIEHSMSSHGLPCSLLKLEITEGIVIQNLEDTISKMRRLKKLGVSFAMDDFGTGYSSLTYLKRLPVDTLKIDQSFIRDATTDPNDAEIIRAIVAMARSLELEVIAEGVETPEQLAFLQGLGCHLYQGYLHSRPVALEALKKMLE
- a CDS encoding Hsp20 family protein, which translates into the protein MSTAFSLAPLFRSSVGFDRFNDLFETALRNEPGSTYPPYNVEKHGDDQYRIVVAAAGFQEEDLELQVEKGVLTISGGKRDANEGVTFLHQGIAQRAFKLSFRLADHIEIKAADLSNGLLSIDLLRVIPEEAKAKRIPISGAQKPALQ